The following coding sequences are from one Devosia neptuniae window:
- a CDS encoding MFS transporter produces MSQDIAAPQSRHFVLIAAILASSMGFIDGSVISIAIPAIRADLGATLADAQWISNGYLLFLSALILLGGAAGDRFGLRTTFGWGIVVFVLASMVCALAPSPAVLVIARAVQGAGAAFMVPGSLAIIAKAYPREERGKAIGIWAAASSLTSIAGPIIGGFVLTAFGDWSWRLVFAINLPLGGIALALLWFKVNADRPEAGRRLDIVGAALATLALMLVAYGLTGDGSESTPGLLHMAGFVGGGLVLGAIFLIWEARTASPMLPLRLFANKAFSGANGLTFALYFALGGAMFFLPMTMIGGWGVTPANVSLALLPMGVLLTVLSSFSGKWADTFGPAPLIALGSLIVAAAFFLLGITTPLHNVWLAVLPCVALLGLGMGLVVSPLSTAVMTSVADHDTGVASGVNNAVARVAGLMAVALLGLVVASVFERALGSAAELPIFFGLPASGLTETEETMRLAATDAAFAAIAYVTAGLSLLSAVIAWLTLERKNLPARA; encoded by the coding sequence ATGAGCCAGGATATTGCCGCGCCGCAAAGCCGGCACTTCGTGCTGATCGCGGCAATCCTGGCCTCGAGCATGGGCTTTATCGATGGCTCGGTGATTTCGATCGCCATCCCGGCCATTCGCGCCGATCTGGGCGCCACGCTCGCCGATGCGCAATGGATCAGCAATGGCTATCTGCTGTTCCTGTCGGCGCTGATCCTGCTGGGTGGTGCCGCCGGCGACCGGTTCGGGCTGCGCACCACCTTCGGCTGGGGCATTGTGGTGTTCGTCCTGGCCTCCATGGTCTGTGCGTTGGCGCCAAGCCCTGCGGTTTTGGTCATAGCCCGTGCAGTGCAGGGCGCCGGCGCGGCCTTCATGGTGCCGGGCAGCCTCGCCATCATCGCCAAGGCCTATCCGCGCGAGGAACGCGGAAAGGCCATCGGCATCTGGGCGGCGGCGTCCTCGCTCACCTCCATTGCCGGCCCGATCATTGGCGGGTTCGTGCTGACCGCCTTCGGGGATTGGAGCTGGCGGCTGGTCTTTGCCATCAACCTGCCGCTGGGCGGCATTGCCCTGGCTTTGCTGTGGTTCAAGGTCAATGCGGATCGGCCTGAGGCCGGGCGGCGGCTTGATATCGTCGGCGCAGCTTTGGCCACCCTAGCTTTGATGCTGGTCGCCTATGGCCTCACCGGCGATGGCAGCGAGAGCACGCCGGGCCTGCTGCATATGGCGGGGTTCGTTGGCGGCGGGCTGGTCCTTGGCGCGATCTTTCTCATCTGGGAAGCGCGCACCGCATCCCCCATGCTGCCGCTGCGGCTCTTTGCCAATAAAGCATTTTCCGGTGCGAATGGGCTGACCTTTGCCCTCTATTTCGCCCTGGGCGGCGCCATGTTCTTCCTGCCCATGACCATGATCGGCGGTTGGGGCGTCACCCCGGCCAATGTCTCCCTGGCATTGCTGCCCATGGGCGTATTGCTCACGGTGCTTTCCTCGTTCAGCGGCAAATGGGCCGATACATTCGGCCCGGCGCCATTGATTGCCTTGGGTTCGCTGATCGTCGCCGCGGCCTTCTTCTTGCTGGGCATCACCACGCCGCTGCATAATGTGTGGCTTGCCGTGCTGCCCTGTGTCGCTCTCCTGGGGCTCGGGATGGGGCTGGTCGTTTCGCCGCTGTCGACAGCGGTCATGACCTCGGTGGCCGATCACGATACCGGCGTCGCCTCGGGCGTCAACAATGCCGTGGCCCGTGTGGCCGGACTTATGGCCGTGGCCCTGCTGGGCTTGGTGGTGGCTTCGGTATTCGAGCGCGCATTGGGCAGCGCCGCCGAATTGCCGATCTTCTTCGGCCTGCCGGCAAGCGGGTTGACCGAAACTGAGGAAACCATGCGCCTTGCCGCAACCGACGCGGCCTTTGCCGCCATTGCCTATGTCACGGCGGGATTGAGCCTACTGTCAGCAGTGATCGCCTGGCTGACGCTGGAGCGTAAAAACCTGCCGGCCCGAGCCTAG
- a CDS encoding M23 family metallopeptidase: protein MNAAQRNRHAALLKATGFEDCPALTVQSTDGEIPHGRELSFAWLSGTVMTGLTSVLLMGAALYVSFQGQGNFSTAYEALQLAAPKHEAQAPTDISAKSARIRPVAATRSDLEVIEASIRQTVDGRDIIRNQPFVRIRATLATAATALSDNVPTYDPVAILNATQPMESANAVDVNTDVYGAQVEGEVAVKLAAMPASFVPQATISDQSAADYVRTVVESTFYDDAAAGPTLAYAALGPSVRDLSPMPGSDSNILGGVAENVTIMPKTTVASDTTLGRTERFLTIREVGPLSDTLAKNGFTANQIAMVENTLKNLIPATGLPAGIRLRILYGPLNSSSTSLVPYRMSIYRPDGATGDPHIATVALTDTGQYVVGLAPDFVAFPKEDAEQINVSNLPSIYRSIWETGRKHDLDDDTIERIIGMFAYDVDMNKRITAGDSIELLESAPDASGRKQLLYVGLTLGSTTRQLYRFGTDDGMVDFYDPDGETGKRFLTRRPLEGGGTLRSRFGYRIHPIFHTRKLHTGVDLAAPSGTPIYASGDGTIQLAGWQSGYGNKIEIKHVNGYETAYGHMSRFADGMKPGVRVRQGQVIGYVGSTGQSTGPHLHFEMHINGNLVDPLSVKLPKENSLAQRYDGKFKETVAQINDLMARDPAPVTVAHADTAAVR from the coding sequence TTGAACGCAGCGCAGAGAAACCGCCATGCCGCCTTGCTCAAGGCCACCGGCTTTGAGGACTGCCCGGCACTGACGGTGCAATCGACCGATGGCGAAATTCCGCATGGGCGCGAGCTGAGCTTCGCCTGGCTGAGCGGCACGGTGATGACTGGGCTGACCAGCGTTCTGTTGATGGGCGCGGCGCTTTACGTATCCTTCCAGGGCCAGGGCAATTTCTCGACCGCCTATGAAGCCCTCCAGCTTGCCGCCCCCAAGCACGAAGCGCAGGCGCCCACCGACATCTCGGCCAAATCCGCCCGCATCCGGCCGGTCGCTGCCACCCGCTCCGACCTCGAAGTGATCGAGGCCTCGATCCGCCAGACGGTCGATGGCCGCGACATTATCCGCAACCAGCCCTTCGTGCGCATCCGCGCCACGCTCGCCACCGCCGCCACCGCCTTGTCCGATAATGTCCCCACCTATGATCCGGTGGCTATTCTCAATGCAACGCAGCCGATGGAGTCGGCCAATGCGGTCGACGTCAATACCGATGTCTATGGCGCGCAGGTCGAGGGCGAAGTTGCCGTCAAGCTCGCCGCCATGCCGGCAAGCTTTGTGCCGCAGGCCACTATTTCCGACCAGTCAGCCGCCGACTATGTCCGCACCGTGGTCGAATCCACCTTCTATGATGATGCCGCCGCCGGCCCGACGCTGGCCTATGCCGCGCTCGGCCCGAGTGTGCGCGATCTCAGCCCCATGCCGGGCAGTGACAGCAATATTCTGGGCGGGGTCGCCGAGAACGTCACCATCATGCCCAAGACGACCGTCGCCTCGGACACCACGCTGGGCCGCACCGAGCGCTTCCTGACCATCCGCGAAGTGGGCCCGCTGTCGGACACCCTGGCCAAGAACGGCTTTACCGCCAATCAGATCGCCATGGTCGAGAACACGCTGAAGAATCTCATTCCGGCGACCGGCCTGCCGGCGGGAATCCGGCTGCGCATTCTCTATGGGCCGCTCAATTCCAGTTCGACCAGCCTGGTACCCTATCGCATGAGCATCTACCGGCCCGATGGCGCGACGGGCGATCCGCATATCGCCACCGTCGCGCTGACCGATACCGGCCAATATGTGGTGGGGCTGGCGCCCGACTTCGTGGCATTCCCCAAGGAAGATGCCGAACAGATCAACGTCTCCAACCTGCCCTCGATCTATCGTTCGATCTGGGAAACCGGCCGCAAGCACGATCTGGACGATGACACGATCGAGCGGATTATCGGCATGTTTGCCTATGATGTGGATATGAATAAACGCATCACCGCTGGCGATTCCATCGAGCTGCTGGAATCGGCGCCCGATGCGAGCGGGCGCAAGCAGCTGCTTTATGTCGGGCTGACACTGGGCTCGACGACGCGCCAGCTTTATCGCTTCGGCACCGATGACGGCATGGTGGATTTCTACGATCCCGATGGCGAGACGGGCAAGCGCTTCCTCACCCGCCGGCCGCTCGAAGGCGGCGGCACGCTGCGCTCGCGCTTCGGCTATCGCATCCATCCCATCTTCCATACGCGCAAGCTGCATACCGGCGTCGATCTGGCCGCGCCCTCGGGCACGCCGATCTATGCCTCGGGCGACGGCACCATCCAATTGGCCGGCTGGCAATCGGGCTATGGCAACAAGATCGAAATCAAGCACGTCAATGGCTACGAAACCGCCTATGGCCACATGTCGCGTTTTGCCGATGGCATGAAGCCAGGCGTGCGGGTGCGGCAGGGCCAGGTGATCGGCTATGTCGGCTCGACCGGCCAATCGACGGGGCCGCATCTGCATTTTGAAATGCATATCAACGGCAATCTGGTCGATCCGCTCAGCGTCAAGCTGCCCAAGGAAAATTCCCTGGCCCAGCGCTATGACGGCAAGTTCAAGGAAACCGTGGCCCAGATCAACGATCTGATGGCGCGCGATCCTGCGCCGGTCACGGTGGCGCATGCGGATACTGCCGCGGTCCGCTAG
- a CDS encoding GNAT family N-acetyltransferase — MLETERPDLSLSPLTRSAAAELHNLLQQNRGHLTAHGDYAEQVAMSRDQVEAELAADSANLRFGIVLSGTLIGRIDLIAADPPKYGLGYWLAKNATGQGYATAALRALIGHAGTELHATQIYAGVTRGNARSEALLERLGFLPVLDFDSYRRFHLGLR, encoded by the coding sequence ATGCTGGAAACCGAGCGCCCGGACTTGAGCCTAAGCCCGCTCACCAGAAGCGCGGCAGCCGAACTCCATAACCTTCTCCAGCAAAACCGCGGCCATCTTACCGCGCATGGCGATTACGCCGAGCAAGTGGCGATGTCCCGCGACCAGGTCGAGGCCGAACTTGCAGCCGATTCCGCCAACCTGCGCTTTGGCATTGTCCTGAGCGGAACTCTTATCGGCCGAATCGACCTGATTGCAGCAGATCCGCCCAAATATGGCTTGGGTTATTGGTTGGCGAAGAACGCGACGGGTCAAGGCTATGCGACCGCAGCGTTACGGGCGCTGATCGGCCATGCCGGAACGGAGCTGCACGCAACCCAAATCTATGCCGGCGTGACGCGCGGCAATGCCAGGAGCGAAGCCCTGCTCGAGCGCCTGGGTTTTCTGCCCGTCCTGGACTTTGACAGCTACAGGCGGTTTCATCTTGGCCTGAGGTGA
- a CDS encoding phosphotransferase family protein encodes MVAEDLAVLRALGAPEAPRLGEGGEARVYALGDRQVLRLLRPGASSDQQIARAELLAEIAAGRGAIAFATPEVERITEIEGRVAVVERLLPGIPFSQALAVAQGEERQQLLLGYLDVASQIGDIAVKRDFFGDLGSERAIRRASYRDYLQARLEMTRALPGPLSHLPIETIEGMPDCSSASLVHFDIFPGNVLVDAGRVSAVIDFGATSMIADRRLDCWSAVAYLDAELSPDANPGDRALALDWLEQRGLAADFAAARGWIASYWCFAHDDPKVSAWCSRILAP; translated from the coding sequence ATGGTGGCTGAAGACCTGGCGGTGCTCCGCGCGCTTGGCGCTCCCGAGGCGCCGCGGCTTGGAGAGGGCGGCGAAGCCAGGGTTTATGCTCTGGGCGATCGGCAGGTCTTGCGCCTGTTGCGGCCTGGCGCTTCGTCCGATCAGCAGATCGCTCGCGCCGAATTGCTGGCGGAAATCGCCGCCGGCCGCGGCGCAATCGCTTTTGCGACGCCGGAAGTCGAGCGAATCACCGAGATCGAGGGCCGCGTTGCGGTCGTCGAACGCCTGCTGCCCGGCATCCCCTTTTCGCAAGCCTTGGCCGTGGCTCAGGGCGAAGAGCGGCAGCAGCTGCTGCTCGGATATCTCGATGTGGCCAGCCAGATCGGCGATATCGCGGTCAAAAGAGATTTCTTCGGCGACCTCGGTTCGGAGCGGGCCATCCGGCGCGCCAGCTATCGGGACTATCTGCAAGCGCGGCTGGAGATGACCCGCGCGCTGCCCGGCCCGCTCAGTCACTTGCCGATCGAGACCATCGAGGGCATGCCCGACTGTTCCTCTGCTTCGCTCGTGCATTTCGATATCTTCCCCGGCAATGTCCTGGTCGATGCCGGCCGCGTCAGCGCCGTGATTGATTTCGGCGCGACCTCAATGATTGCCGATCGCCGGCTCGATTGCTGGTCGGCCGTCGCCTATCTCGATGCGGAACTGTCGCCGGACGCCAATCCAGGCGATCGTGCCCTGGCCCTCGATTGGCTGGAGCAGCGGGGCCTTGCCGCCGACTTCGCCGCCGCCAGAGGCTGGATTGCCAGCTATTGGTGTTTCGCCCATGACGATCCGAAGGTGAGCGCCTGGTGCTCGCGCATCCTGGCGCCATAG
- a CDS encoding nuclear transport factor 2 family protein, translating to MPESGVDIDLFRRLEQVLHRPEVRSSHDAVSALLAEDFREFGRSGTIYDKATVLEALAQKAPAAASPLPVILDFAAQALAPDIVLVTYRSINHAHGDDPERSTLRSSIWQQVGGSWLMLFHQGTPVPPRA from the coding sequence ATGCCTGAGTCCGGTGTCGATATCGATCTCTTCCGCCGCCTCGAACAGGTCCTGCATCGCCCTGAGGTGCGGAGTTCTCACGACGCGGTCAGCGCGCTTTTGGCCGAAGACTTCAGGGAGTTTGGTCGCTCCGGCACAATCTACGACAAGGCTACGGTGCTCGAGGCTTTGGCCCAAAAAGCGCCGGCCGCGGCCTCACCCTTGCCGGTGATTCTCGATTTTGCCGCACAAGCGCTCGCGCCGGATATCGTGCTGGTGACCTATCGCAGCATCAATCATGCCCATGGCGATGATCCGGAACGGAGCACGTTGCGTAGCTCGATTTGGCAGCAGGTCGGGGGCTCCTGGCTGATGCTGTTTCATCAGGGGACGCCGGTTCCGCCTCGTGCATGA
- a CDS encoding type II toxin-antitoxin system Phd/YefM family antitoxin — MSATKKQEAWTVANAKAHLSEVIERAQSEPQMITRNGTPSVVIVSVEEWNRKTERKGSLATFLLSSPLAGTELADARLLDEPRDLAL, encoded by the coding sequence ATGTCCGCGACCAAGAAGCAGGAGGCCTGGACCGTGGCCAATGCCAAGGCGCATTTGTCCGAGGTTATCGAGCGCGCCCAGAGTGAGCCGCAGATGATCACGCGCAATGGTACGCCCAGCGTGGTGATCGTGTCGGTGGAAGAATGGAACCGCAAGACCGAGCGCAAGGGGAGCCTGGCGACGTTCCTTTTGAGCTCGCCCTTGGCGGGGACGGAGCTAGCCGATGCGCGCCTGCTCGATGAGCCGCGCGATCTGGCGCTGTGA